The stretch of DNA TGAAGGCGCGAGACACCTCCTCGGGCGCGAGCTCCTCGCCCGGAATCTCGCCGAGCATCTTCACGAAGCCGCCCAGCGGCAGCGCCGCGATCACGTAGTCGGTCTCGCCCACGCGCCGCGCGAACAAGGACGGCCCGAAGCCGATCGAGAACTTCTCGACCTTCACGCCGAGCCACTTGGCCACCGCGAAGTGACCGAGCTCGTGGATGAAGATCAGCACGCCCAGGAGCAGCACGAACGGAACCAGGTGATCGACCAGCGCTGGCAGGTTCAATGCAGTCTCTCCTCGATCCGCCGCCGCGCACGCGCGCGCGCCCGCTCGTCGACCTCGGCGATCTCCTCCAGCGACAAACCGGGCAGCACGGGCAGGGTTGCCAGGATCTCTTCGGCCGTTTCCGCGATCGCCGTGAACGGAATCTCGCGCGCCAGAAACGCCGCCACGGCGATCTCGTTCGCGGCGTTCAGCGCCGCGGGCGCGGTGCCGCCCGCCGCCAGCGCCTCGAAGGCCAGGCGCAGCGCCGGGAAGCGCTCGGGATCGGGCGCCTCGAAGTGGAGCGCGCCCAGCGCGAGCAGATCGAGGGGCGGCAGGTCCGGCAGGGGGAACCGTTCCGGCATACCGAGAGTGTAAGCAATGGGAATGCGCATATCGGGAATTCCGAGCTGCGCGAGCCAGCTGCCGTCGGCGTACTCGACGAACGAGTGGATGATGCTCTCGGGGTGGACGAGCACGCCGATGCGCTCGACCGGCAGATCGAACAGCCAGCGCGCCTCGATCACCTCGAAGCCCTTGTTCATGAGCGTGGCCGAGTCGATGGTGATCTTCGCGCCCATGTCCCAGTTCGGGTGCTTGAGCGCCTGCTCCGGGCCGGCCGCGGCCAGGGTCGCGCGGTCGGCCTTGCGGAACGGGCCGCCCGAGGCCGTGAGCCAGATCTTCTTCACGGCGCTCATGGGATGACCCGCGAGACACTGGGCGATCGCCACGTGCTCGGAGTCGAGCGGCAGGAGCTTCGCTCCCGCGCGCCGCGCCTCGGCCATGACCAGCGGGCCGCCGGTCACGAGCACTTCCTTGTTCGCCAGCGCCACGTCGCGGCCGAGCCGCAGCGCGGCCACCACCGGCGCGAGACCCGCCGAGCCGACCAGCGCGCCGACCAGGAGGTCCGCGTCGTGAGTCGCCACCTCGAGCAGCCCTTCGGGCCCCGACACGATGCGCAGCTTCGGGTCGCCCACCGCCTCGCGCAGGCGCGGCACGTCCTCGGCGCGCGCGACCGACACGACCTCGGGCCGGAACTGCTTGCACTGCTGCACGCACAGGTCGATCGAGCGGCCCGCCGAGAGCGCAGTGACTCGCAGCCGTTCGGGGAAGCGCGACACCACGTCGAGCGTCTGCGTGCCGATCGAGCCCGTGGCGCCCAGGAGCGCGAGCCGCTTCACGACTCCGCGTCCCGCTGCTGGGCGGGCGTCCGGCCGAAGCGGCGCTCGCGCTGCTGGAACGCACACAGCGCGTCGACCAGCTTCGACTTGTTGAAGTCGGGCCAGAGCACGTCGCTGGTGAAGAACTCCGTGTAGGCGAGCTGCCAGAGCAGGAAGTTCGAGATGCGGTGCTCGCCGCCGGTGCGGATCAGGAGGTCCGGGTCCGGCATGTCCTTGCAGTACAGGTTGGCCTGCACGCACTTCTCGTCGATGGCCTCGGGCTCGAGCACGCCGGCCTCGACCGCGCGCGCGATCGAGCGCACGGCATCGACGATCTCGGCGCGCCCGCCGTACGAGAGCGCGAAGGTGAGCCGCATCTCGTCGTTCGACTCGGTGCGCGCCATGAGCCCGTGCAGGAGTGACTGGATGCTCGGCGAGAGACTCTGCAGCCGCCCGATGGCGTCGACGCGGATGCCGTTGCGCACCAGCTCGTCGGCGTCGCGCAGGATGAATTCCTCGAGATACGCCATGATCGCGTCGATCTCTTCGCTCGGCCGCTTCCAGTTCTCGGTCGAGAACGCGTAGAAAGTGAGCCACTGGATTCCCAGCTCGTGCGCGCCGCGCACGAC from Myxococcota bacterium encodes:
- a CDS encoding isoprenyl transferase; translation: MSKLDPRKIPRHVAIIPDGNGRWAEARGLPRVAGYRNGAEIVREVVRGAHELGIQWLTFYAFSTENWKRPSEEIDAIMAYLEEFILRDADELVRNGIRVDAIGRLQSLSPSIQSLLHGLMARTESNDEMRLTFALSYGGRAEIVDAVRSIARAVEAGVLEPEAIDEKCVQANLYCKDMPDPDLLIRTGGEHRISNFLLWQLAYTEFFTSDVLWPDFNKSKLVDALCAFQQRERRFGRTPAQQRDAES
- a CDS encoding 1-deoxy-D-xylulose-5-phosphate reductoisomerase; protein product: MKRLALLGATGSIGTQTLDVVSRFPERLRVTALSAGRSIDLCVQQCKQFRPEVVSVARAEDVPRLREAVGDPKLRIVSGPEGLLEVATHDADLLVGALVGSAGLAPVVAALRLGRDVALANKEVLVTGGPLVMAEARRAGAKLLPLDSEHVAIAQCLAGHPMSAVKKIWLTASGGPFRKADRATLAAAGPEQALKHPNWDMGAKITIDSATLMNKGFEVIEARWLFDLPVERIGVLVHPESIIHSFVEYADGSWLAQLGIPDMRIPIAYTLGMPERFPLPDLPPLDLLALGALHFEAPDPERFPALRLAFEALAAGGTAPAALNAANEIAVAAFLAREIPFTAIAETAEEILATLPVLPGLSLEEIAEVDERARARARRRIEERLH